A portion of the Adhaeribacter radiodurans genome contains these proteins:
- a CDS encoding cupin domain-containing protein, with translation MKNQIVVIFALVTLFSISCDNQVKQQSSSSETNAIFPKGELGPAENFTGKAWAYSLVPNDTVYNTLMGNVYFEPGARSNWHIHPAGQMLVITDGVGYHQIKGQPRQTIKKGDVVKCPPNVMHWHGASPNTGLQQMYIIPNTEKGIVKWLHAVSDEEYAKAN, from the coding sequence ATGAAAAATCAAATTGTAGTCATTTTTGCTTTAGTAACCTTGTTCAGCATAAGCTGTGATAACCAGGTAAAACAACAATCTTCTTCATCGGAAACAAATGCTATTTTCCCGAAAGGGGAATTAGGCCCAGCGGAAAACTTTACCGGCAAAGCCTGGGCCTACAGCCTGGTTCCGAATGACACCGTTTACAACACCCTGATGGGCAATGTTTATTTTGAACCGGGCGCCCGCAGTAACTGGCATATTCATCCGGCCGGGCAAATGTTGGTTATAACGGATGGCGTAGGTTATCACCAGATAAAAGGGCAACCCCGGCAAACCATTAAAAAAGGAGATGTGGTAAAATGCCCACCCAATGTGATGCATTGGCACGGGGCCAGTCCCAATACCGGATTGCAACAGATGTACATTATCCCTAATACAGAGAAGGGCATTGTAAAATGGTTGCACGCCGTTTCGGATGAAGAATACGCCAAGGCTAACTAA
- a CDS encoding PIG-L deacetylase family protein: MIKYLLCLFILFSVSLNSSGQNNKIRVLVFGAHPDDCDISSGGVAALYAAAGHAVKFVSLTNGDKGHQKISGGELAQRRYKETQEVARRLGVEYEVLDNHDGELMPTLENRLAVIKRIREWKADLVIAPRPNDYHPDHRYTGVLVQDASFLVIVPNILSSVPALANNPVFLYARDNFQRPNPFRPDIAIDITPVFGKKLDALDAHVSQVYEWLPWIDHDTSVPNAPEERKKWLAKRWLGRSQPNPEIKQTLEKWYGAERAAKVINVEAFEICEYGKRPTEADIRRLFPMLPVAKP, from the coding sequence ATGATAAAATATTTACTTTGTTTATTCATTCTGTTCAGTGTATCCTTAAATTCTTCCGGGCAAAATAATAAAATTAGAGTACTGGTATTTGGTGCGCATCCCGATGATTGTGATATATCCAGCGGTGGCGTAGCTGCGCTTTATGCCGCTGCCGGGCACGCCGTAAAATTCGTTTCGCTTACCAACGGCGACAAAGGCCACCAGAAAATAAGTGGCGGCGAGCTGGCTCAGCGGCGCTACAAGGAGACTCAGGAAGTAGCTCGCCGTCTTGGGGTTGAATACGAAGTCCTGGACAATCACGATGGCGAACTAATGCCAACTCTGGAAAACCGTTTAGCCGTAATTAAGCGCATTAGAGAGTGGAAAGCAGACCTGGTGATAGCCCCACGCCCAAACGATTACCATCCGGACCACCGCTATACGGGTGTGCTGGTGCAAGATGCGTCCTTTCTGGTTATTGTGCCTAATATTTTAAGCAGTGTGCCCGCCCTGGCTAATAATCCTGTTTTCTTGTATGCCCGCGATAATTTTCAGCGGCCTAATCCTTTCCGACCCGATATAGCGATTGATATAACCCCGGTTTTTGGGAAGAAATTAGATGCTTTAGATGCGCATGTGTCGCAGGTATACGAATGGTTGCCGTGGATTGACCACGATACTTCGGTTCCTAACGCGCCGGAAGAGCGGAAAAAATGGCTGGCAAAACGATGGTTAGGTCGGTCGCAACCCAATCCCGAGATAAAGCAAACCCTCGAAAAATGGTACGGAGCCGAAAGAGCCGCTAAAGTTATTAATGTAGAAGCTTTCGAAATTTGCGAATACGGTAAACGCCCGACCGAGGCCGATATTCGCCGTTTATTCCCGATGTTACCCGTAGCAAAACCTTAA
- a CDS encoding helix-turn-helix domain-containing protein — MFQIESDGAVSRLSSVFLELLKRQFLIESTDRPLRLKTALDYAQYLNVHVNYLNRAVLEVTGKPTTAHIADRIISEAKALLQHTNWNIANIAYALGFEYPTYFNNYFKRISGTNPKS, encoded by the coding sequence GTGTTTCAAATTGAAAGTGATGGCGCGGTTTCCCGGCTTTCGTCCGTATTTCTGGAACTCCTGAAACGGCAATTCCTGATCGAAAGTACCGACCGGCCACTTAGGTTGAAGACGGCGCTGGACTATGCTCAATACTTAAATGTGCATGTTAATTACCTCAACCGGGCGGTATTGGAAGTAACCGGTAAGCCTACTACGGCTCACATTGCCGACCGCATTATTAGTGAAGCCAAAGCCTTGTTGCAGCATACTAACTGGAACATTGCCAATATTGCTTACGCCTTAGGTTTTGAATACCCTACTTATTTTAATAACTACTTTAAGCGCATATCCGGGACAAACCCAAAGTCCTAG
- a CDS encoding dienelactone hydrolase family protein: protein MVKNTSASTSTEEKQKQRQALYQLLGRLPSRNRPISAKVVAREETEEIVIEKLLLDLNGLELVPAYFTKPKKVTGKIPVVLFNHSHFGQYEVGKNEFVKGRKEMQSPPYALALARAGYAGLCIDSWGFGERSGRPEIDIFKEMLWKGQVMWGMMVYDNLRALDYLETRPEVDTKRIATMGMSMGSTMAWWLAALDERIKVTVDLNCLTDFQALIEDKGLDRHGIYYYVPDLLNHFTTSSINALIAPRPHFGLAGSLDPLTPQKGLEKIDADLKKVYAAENASDAWKLKVYPVGHLETAEMRRDIMAFLKKWL, encoded by the coding sequence ATGGTTAAAAACACCTCTGCGTCTACATCTACCGAAGAAAAACAAAAACAACGACAGGCATTATATCAACTATTAGGTCGGTTACCTAGCCGGAACCGCCCTATTTCGGCGAAGGTAGTTGCCCGAGAAGAAACGGAGGAAATAGTAATAGAAAAATTACTCCTGGATTTAAATGGATTGGAATTAGTGCCTGCTTATTTTACTAAACCGAAAAAAGTTACAGGAAAGATACCGGTGGTGTTGTTTAACCATTCGCATTTTGGGCAATACGAGGTAGGTAAAAATGAGTTTGTAAAAGGCCGCAAAGAAATGCAAAGTCCACCTTACGCCCTTGCATTGGCAAGAGCCGGCTATGCGGGTTTATGTATTGATAGCTGGGGGTTTGGGGAACGGAGCGGCCGTCCCGAAATAGATATTTTTAAAGAAATGCTCTGGAAAGGCCAGGTAATGTGGGGGATGATGGTATACGATAATTTGCGGGCTCTTGATTATTTGGAAACCCGGCCCGAGGTAGATACCAAACGCATTGCTACCATGGGTATGTCAATGGGTAGTACTATGGCCTGGTGGCTGGCTGCCTTGGACGAGCGCATTAAAGTTACCGTAGATTTAAATTGCTTAACTGATTTTCAAGCCTTAATAGAAGATAAAGGACTGGACCGACACGGTATTTATTATTACGTGCCCGATCTGTTAAATCATTTTACTACTTCCAGTATTAATGCTCTTATTGCACCTCGTCCGCATTTTGGATTAGCCGGCAGCCTCGACCCTCTAACACCCCAAAAAGGCTTGGAAAAAATAGATGCTGATCTGAAAAAAGTTTATGCCGCTGAAAATGCATCGGATGCCTGGAAGTTAAAAGTTTACCCTGTAGGCCACCTCGAAACCGCCGAAATGCGTCGGGATATAATGGCTTTCTTAAAAAAATGGCTGTAA
- a CDS encoding alpha/beta hydrolase, translated as MRKISLFVLTYLMLSGQPFAQTKSNVQSTKKIKDVNKTDHYTFQLSDKVTRQEVTFKNRYGITLTGDLYTPKNSANQKLPALVLSGPFGAVKEQSSGLYANEMAARGFITLAFDPSFTGESGGEVRNVASPDIFTEDFSAAVDYIGLLPTVDRNRIGAIGICGLSGMALTAATSDTRIKAVATASMYDMSRSMSRSHKDSYTLEQRQKVMDYLSQQRWTDAENGKFALGLHEVPFDKNGNLVKGTRVLPEALPKNPAPVLAAFFDYYRTPRGFHARSINSTTAWTATTPMAFFNFPLAANLEMISPRPIMLIAGENAHSRYYSEDVYKMASEPKQLVIVPKADHVDLYDQVNIIPFDKLTAFFNEHLKAGKPAPKEKAAAYGSAN; from the coding sequence ATGAGAAAGATAAGCCTATTTGTTCTTACATACCTAATGCTTTCGGGGCAGCCTTTTGCCCAAACAAAATCAAATGTACAATCAACCAAGAAGATAAAAGACGTAAATAAAACCGACCATTATACCTTTCAGTTAAGTGATAAGGTTACCCGGCAAGAAGTAACTTTTAAAAACCGTTATGGCATTACGCTAACCGGTGACTTGTATACGCCCAAAAATAGCGCCAATCAAAAACTGCCCGCTCTGGTATTGAGTGGTCCGTTTGGAGCAGTGAAAGAGCAATCTTCCGGTCTGTATGCCAACGAAATGGCCGCCCGGGGGTTTATAACCTTGGCCTTTGATCCTTCCTTCACCGGCGAAAGTGGTGGAGAAGTCCGTAATGTTGCTTCGCCTGATATTTTTACAGAAGATTTCAGCGCCGCGGTAGATTATATTGGCTTACTACCTACCGTTGACCGTAACCGTATTGGTGCTATCGGAATTTGTGGTTTGAGCGGTATGGCCCTTACGGCGGCCACCAGTGATACCCGGATTAAAGCGGTAGCCACCGCTTCTATGTATGATATGTCGCGTAGCATGAGCCGCAGCCATAAGGATAGCTACACCCTGGAACAGCGCCAGAAGGTTATGGATTACTTGAGTCAGCAGCGTTGGACGGATGCGGAGAATGGCAAATTTGCTTTAGGCTTACACGAAGTTCCGTTTGATAAAAACGGTAATCTGGTAAAAGGAACGCGCGTGCTTCCGGAAGCCTTACCAAAAAATCCGGCCCCGGTTTTAGCTGCTTTCTTCGATTATTACCGGACACCACGTGGTTTCCACGCCAGGTCCATCAACTCTACCACCGCCTGGACTGCTACCACACCTATGGCCTTCTTCAATTTCCCGTTGGCCGCAAACCTGGAGATGATTTCGCCTCGTCCGATAATGCTGATTGCCGGAGAAAATGCGCACTCGCGGTATTATTCGGAAGATGTTTATAAAATGGCTTCTGAGCCGAAACAGTTGGTAATTGTACCCAAGGCTGACCACGTAGATTTGTACGACCAAGTAAATATTATTCCTTTTGATAAATTAACTGCTTTTTTCAACGAGCATCTGAAAGCGGGGAAACCTGCGCCTAAAGAAAAAGCAGCTGCTTATGGTTCAGCTAATTGA
- a CDS encoding cyclophilin-like fold protein: MKHSLIIIFSLFSLLTSFASCNKEAYEPNKLNTGSTNENNNPNLTRSKMNITIGTHTFTATLYDNATATAFKALLPLTIDMQDLNNNEKFFDFSNGLPTNAANLGTIQTGDLLLYGSNTLVLFYKSFTTSYSYTKLGRIDNIAGLTAALGSGNATVTFALE; encoded by the coding sequence ATGAAGCATTCCCTAATTATCATTTTCTCACTATTCTCTCTCCTGACCAGTTTTGCTTCTTGTAACAAAGAAGCTTATGAGCCTAACAAGCTAAACACGGGTAGTACCAATGAGAACAATAATCCTAACTTAACAAGAAGTAAAATGAATATTACAATTGGTACCCATACGTTTACAGCCACGCTCTATGACAATGCTACCGCAACTGCCTTTAAAGCATTATTGCCATTAACCATTGATATGCAAGACCTGAATAACAACGAGAAATTCTTTGATTTTTCAAATGGTTTGCCAACCAACGCCGCCAACCTGGGAACTATCCAAACCGGTGATTTATTGCTGTATGGCTCCAACACCCTGGTGCTTTTTTACAAATCATTTACTACCTCTTATAGCTACACCAAACTGGGCCGGATTGATAATATAGCCGGGCTTAC
- the gap gene encoding type I glyceraldehyde-3-phosphate dehydrogenase: MPKIQVAINGFGRIGRLTFKSLLGRENVEIVGINDLTDNNTLAHLLKYDSVHGKFNGTVTADEQSLTVNGQRIEVFAERDPKNLPWGKLGVDVVLESTGRFVDDVSAGAHLAAGAKKVVISAPAKGKVATVVLGVNENILTGEETIVSNASCTTNCLAPMAKILDDAFGIDRGYITTIHAYTSDQNLHDAPHKDLRRARAAALSIIPTSTGAAKAVGLVLPHLNGKLDGIAMRVPVPTGSLTDLTAILKSTPTKEEVNAAFKKAAEAEFKGILEYTEDPIVSVDIVGNTHSCIFDAEQTSISGNLVKVVGWYDNEAGYSARAADLIEMLANQVK; this comes from the coding sequence ATGCCAAAAATACAAGTTGCCATCAATGGATTTGGTCGTATTGGCCGCCTTACTTTCAAATCGTTATTAGGAAGAGAAAACGTAGAAATTGTAGGGATCAACGATCTTACTGATAATAATACCCTTGCTCATTTATTAAAGTACGACTCGGTACACGGTAAATTTAACGGTACGGTTACCGCCGATGAGCAAAGTTTAACTGTTAACGGTCAGCGGATTGAAGTATTCGCCGAACGTGACCCAAAAAACCTGCCCTGGGGAAAACTAGGAGTAGATGTAGTACTGGAATCAACTGGTCGTTTTGTGGACGATGTAAGCGCCGGCGCGCATTTAGCGGCTGGAGCTAAAAAAGTAGTAATTTCGGCACCAGCAAAAGGTAAAGTGGCTACCGTAGTATTAGGAGTAAACGAAAATATCCTGACGGGTGAAGAAACCATTGTATCTAATGCTTCTTGTACTACCAACTGTCTGGCTCCAATGGCAAAAATACTTGACGATGCTTTTGGAATTGATAGAGGCTATATTACTACAATCCACGCTTATACTTCTGACCAGAATTTGCACGATGCCCCGCATAAAGATTTAAGAAGAGCCCGGGCTGCTGCGCTTTCTATTATCCCTACTTCTACTGGTGCTGCTAAAGCGGTTGGTTTGGTATTGCCTCACCTGAATGGTAAACTAGATGGTATTGCAATGCGCGTTCCGGTTCCAACCGGTTCGTTAACCGACTTAACTGCCATTTTAAAAAGCACACCTACTAAAGAAGAAGTAAATGCTGCTTTCAAAAAAGCGGCCGAAGCTGAATTTAAAGGTATTTTGGAATACACCGAAGATCCTATTGTATCTGTAGATATCGTAGGTAATACGCACTCTTGTATTTTCGATGCCGAACAAACTTCTATCAGCGGTAATTTAGTTAAAGTGGTAGGTTGGTACGATAACGAAGCAGGTTACTCTGCCCGTGCTGCCGACTTAATCGAAATGCTAGCGAATCAAGTAAAATAA
- a CDS encoding sugar O-acetyltransferase gives MKTQPDIFQRLLNGETIPFNDADYSQIMHACNDTRGLLVRLNNEANPEAIRKLLGQITASEIDRTSMVFPPFQINYGKNTKIGKNVFINFDCTFLDLGGITIEDNVMLAPKVCLLSEGHPVSVNDRQMLTAGKIHIKKNAWIGANATILPGVTIGENSVVAAGAVVSKDVPDNTIVGGVPAKFIKTIK, from the coding sequence ATGAAAACGCAACCAGATATTTTTCAACGACTGTTAAATGGCGAAACTATTCCATTTAACGATGCCGATTATTCTCAAATCATGCATGCGTGTAATGATACCCGAGGGCTGCTGGTCCGGCTGAACAATGAAGCAAACCCGGAAGCAATCAGAAAGCTGTTAGGCCAAATTACCGCTTCCGAAATTGATAGGACCAGCATGGTTTTTCCACCCTTTCAAATTAATTACGGGAAGAACACCAAAATTGGCAAAAATGTATTTATCAATTTCGATTGTACTTTTTTGGATTTGGGAGGCATTACCATTGAAGATAATGTAATGCTGGCGCCCAAAGTTTGCCTGCTGTCGGAAGGGCATCCTGTTTCGGTAAATGATAGGCAAATGCTTACAGCGGGAAAAATCCATATTAAAAAGAATGCCTGGATAGGTGCCAACGCCACCATTTTACCAGGTGTAACCATCGGCGAAAATTCTGTAGTAGCTGCCGGAGCGGTAGTTTCTAAGGATGTTCCGGATAATACCATTGTAGGCGGAGTACCGGCCAAATTTATTAAAACAATAAAATAA
- a CDS encoding AraC family transcriptional regulator translates to MEKEKMDKVILLKAEGNLELPDDFILHFHTHIFCHRGSLSFLFNDRPYKCKAGEFVFWFADSNLANLTFSKNIKATVLLVEKDFLFANIPDQSWSIDVLLHSKENPILHLNDKTYKQKVLSNFHLLSDKFLETGHRFYSEVLKLQMQLFILEMWHTFANEYEHRKRTLESGSLYERFMQLLQEHCMKEREVQFYANRLHITAKYLNYICKQNTDITASEWIQRYARERIMLLLQNKNLNISEIADEMNFSSRSFFTRYVRKVLGVPPKEYRERLGD, encoded by the coding sequence ATGGAGAAAGAAAAAATGGATAAGGTTATATTGCTCAAAGCAGAAGGAAATCTAGAGCTGCCCGATGATTTCATTCTGCATTTTCATACCCATATCTTTTGCCACCGGGGAAGTCTAAGCTTTCTTTTTAACGATCGGCCCTATAAGTGTAAGGCCGGAGAATTTGTGTTTTGGTTTGCCGACAGCAATTTGGCAAATCTCACTTTTTCAAAAAATATTAAAGCAACGGTTTTATTGGTAGAAAAAGATTTCCTGTTCGCTAATATTCCAGATCAGAGCTGGAGTATTGATGTGTTACTGCACTCCAAAGAGAATCCAATATTGCATTTGAACGATAAAACTTACAAGCAAAAAGTGCTTTCAAATTTTCATCTTCTGTCCGATAAGTTTTTAGAAACAGGTCACCGTTTTTATTCTGAGGTATTGAAGTTGCAGATGCAGTTATTCATTTTGGAAATGTGGCACACGTTTGCGAATGAATATGAACACCGGAAACGAACCTTAGAAAGCGGATCTCTTTATGAGCGCTTTATGCAACTGCTACAAGAACATTGTATGAAAGAACGCGAAGTACAATTTTACGCCAATCGGCTGCATATTACCGCTAAGTATTTAAATTATATATGCAAACAAAATACAGATATTACTGCTTCCGAATGGATTCAACGCTATGCAAGAGAAAGGATTATGCTTTTATTGCAAAACAAAAACCTGAATATTTCTGAGATTGCCGATGAAATGAATTTTTCGAGTCGGTCCTTTTTTACCAGGTATGTGCGGAAGGTTCTAGGCGTCCCGCCTAAAGAGTATCGTGAGCGCCTGGGAGATTAA